ACTGCTACGGCATGCAGGCCCGCGTCGACTGAGGACAGGTGCGGCAAGAAGGACTCGACTGGAGATCCCGTGCGCAGCCGTGCCGCGACTGAGAAGCGCGATGCATCCGCCTGCGCTGCGTCGCGCGACCCTCTGCAGATCTACGGATCTGCGATCGGATCACGCTTCTTGCTCAGGCGGCGACTCCCGCTTCTCGCTCGATTCCTCCCTGTGCAGAGATTCCCTGGCGGGGCGTCGCATCTGCAGCAGGCGCTGGATCTCCCTTGCGAACAACCAGAGCCGATCCTGACCCCAGAGCGCCAGAACCTGTTTGCCGTCGCCATCAAGCAGGCGAAAACTCGGCACACCCCAGGAACCGAACTCGTACATGGCCAGGCGATTGGCTTCGATTTCTTCTTCCCAATCGGTATTGCCCATGATCGCCTTCGCTTCGTCCCAGACCAGACCCGCGTTCTCGACGACGATGCGCATGCCGCGTTCGTTGTTCGTGTTCACGCCATCGAAAAAGGCCGCTCGCATGAAACTGCTGAGCAACTCCGTTCCCCTGCCCTGCTTGCAAGCCCACGGATAGAGCGAATAGGCGTTGCGCACCGGGTCGCCAATCGGGTCAGAGAAGTTTCCCCAGTCCAGTCCCAGCGCAACTGCTTCACGTCCACTATCGGAAAAGATGTACGTGCCCTTCATCCGGGTCGCAGGGACTCCTCGCATGACCATCGGCAATACGGGACGCATCACCATCTTGACGCCCGCATCTTTCGCCAGTTGTACCGCCGCATCGAAGATCACCGAAGTGTAGGGACTGCGGAGTGATGGATAGATCTCGAAAGTGAGCGAACCATCGTCTTTCAGAGGGCCCGACTCGATGGCCGGTCGCGGACAGATCAGTTCGCGGTCGGTTCCCTTGCGCGCACCGACCTCGATCAAGCGGTTTTCCAGGTGGT
This is a stretch of genomic DNA from bacterium. It encodes these proteins:
- a CDS encoding 2-hydroxychromene-2-carboxylate isomerase, whose translation is MAEKFENQGGSSNMDPPALLRWATSRFARRMISPDARKRRRVRAERARINAGAPHRVEYFHQVEDGYSHLAVQLLQPLLEHYDVELSCHLVGAVRDQNLPEPDLLLALSRYDAAQIAPHYGLRFPDGVGAPEDGSLETARRILAMVDSSRFPEVAVSVGEALWDGDADALNALAERLGSVDSSTAQVRIESGNQRRTELKHYSGAMFYYAGEWYWGADRFYHLENRLIEVGARKGTDRELICPRPAIESGPLKDDGSLTFEIYPSLRSPYTSVIFDAAVQLAKDAGVKMVMRPVLPMVMRGVPATRMKGTYIFSDSGREAVALGLDWGNFSDPIGDPVRNAYSLYPWACKQGRGTELLSSFMRAAFFDGVNTNNERGMRIVVENAGLVWDEAKAIMGNTDWEEEIEANRLAMYEFGSWGVPSFRLLDGDGKQVLALWGQDRLWLFAREIQRLLQMRRPARESLHREESSEKRESPPEQEA